A single region of the Candidatus Margulisiibacteriota bacterium genome encodes:
- the nuoE gene encoding NADH-quinone oxidoreductase subunit NuoE, whose amino-acid sequence MKKNIRSLDQIIVECGKAESSAIPILQAIQQDYGFISKEHMKEICSKTEIKANRLYGIATFYSQFKLSPAGTNLIRICKGTACHVRGADNLIDVIKEELKIGIGETTADNKFTLETVACLGCCSLAPAVMINGEVYGKLTADKLKQILRGVQ is encoded by the coding sequence ATGAAGAAGAACATTCGAAGTTTAGATCAAATAATTGTGGAATGTGGCAAAGCAGAAAGTTCTGCTATTCCGATATTGCAGGCAATTCAACAGGACTATGGGTTTATTTCTAAAGAACATATGAAAGAAATATGTAGTAAAACAGAAATAAAAGCAAACAGATTATATGGAATTGCTACTTTTTATAGTCAATTTAAATTATCCCCAGCAGGAACAAACTTGATAAGAATTTGCAAAGGGACTGCTTGTCACGTAAGAGGTGCTGATAATTTGATAGATGTTATTAAAGAAGAGTTAAAAATAGGAATAGGTGAAACAACAGCTGACAATAAGTTCACACTGGAGACAGTTGCCTGTTTGGGTTGTTGCTCACTTGCTCCAGCCGTGATGATAAATGGTGAGGTTTATGGAAAACTGACAGCAGATAAGTTGAAGCAGATATTGAGGGGCGTTCAATAG
- a CDS encoding peroxiredoxin — MEENKMNMPLLGDEFPQLEVQTTHGPMNIPADQKGRWFVLFSHPADFTPVCTTEFVAFQARYEQFKELGCDLIGLSIDQIFSHIKWIQWIKESMGVEIKFPVVAANDSIASKLGMLHPGKGSSTVRAVFIVDPESKVRLIMYYPQEVGRNMDEVVRAVKALQISDKQGAVAAGWPDNELIKDRIIVAPAKTMDDAAARLKDKSLECYDWWFCHKPLK; from the coding sequence ATGGAAGAAAATAAGATGAATATGCCGTTATTAGGAGATGAGTTTCCGCAACTAGAGGTGCAAACAACACATGGACCAATGAACATTCCCGCGGACCAAAAAGGAAGATGGTTTGTGCTATTTAGTCATCCTGCAGACTTTACTCCAGTTTGTACTACCGAGTTTGTAGCTTTTCAAGCTAGATACGAGCAGTTTAAGGAATTAGGTTGTGATTTAATAGGACTGTCAATTGACCAGATTTTTTCACACATTAAATGGATTCAGTGGATAAAAGAGAGCATGGGTGTTGAGATTAAGTTTCCAGTGGTAGCTGCGAATGACTCAATTGCTTCTAAACTAGGAATGCTACATCCAGGTAAAGGTTCAAGTACTGTGAGAGCGGTATTTATTGTTGACCCTGAAAGCAAAGTTCGCTTGATTATGTATTATCCACAAGAAGTTGGAAGAAACATGGATGAAGTCGTAAGAGCTGTAAAAGCATTACAAATATCAGATAAACAAGGCGCAGTTGCCGCAGGTTGGCCTGATAACGAGTTAATTAAAGATAGGATTATCGTTGCTCCTGCAAAAACTATGGATGATGCAGCAGCGCGTTTAAAAGATAAATCTTTGGAGTGTTATGATTGGTGGTTTTGCCATAAACCATTGAAATAG
- a CDS encoding MATE family efflux transporter, giving the protein MDTFFIRREVLKMMDMTKGGTAKQILLFTLPMLIGSVFQQFYNVTDSIIVGKFLGKEALAAVGAAFPVMFLLIALTMGATMGITVLISQYYGAKDYEKVKICIETAYIFMIVMAIAITIIGFLLNDYILHFMKTPVEIFDDAKLYINVIFSGLILLFGYNSISSILRGLGDSRTPLYLLIFSAFLNIGLDLLFIIVFKWGVWGAAFATVIAEGFSFVGGIIYLQAINPLFRVNYLKLRFDKSIFMDSISIGLPTGAQQMFVAAGMMALTRIVNQFGTNAIAAFTAAGRIDSFAMMPAMNLSMAMSTFVGQNIGAGKHERVKAAIKTSIFISLIISVIISVSVILFSSPLLRLFTNDLDVISIGKDYLFIVGGFYFAFMLMFIFNGALRGAGDTLIPMFITLFSLWIIRIPVSSFLSTKMGTDGIWWGIPIAWLIGAVFSGLYFSTGRWKKKVFVKRSIANLEAIEIISEIELDELERKECRQ; this is encoded by the coding sequence TTGGATACATTTTTTATTAGAAGGGAAGTATTAAAGATGATGGACATGACTAAAGGTGGTACAGCAAAACAAATTTTGTTGTTTACCTTACCAATGCTTATCGGGAGTGTTTTTCAACAGTTTTATAATGTTACAGACTCCATAATAGTTGGAAAATTTCTTGGCAAGGAAGCTCTTGCAGCCGTCGGCGCAGCGTTTCCCGTTATGTTTCTTTTGATTGCTCTTACGATGGGAGCAACAATGGGAATAACGGTATTAATATCGCAGTATTATGGTGCCAAGGATTATGAAAAAGTAAAAATTTGTATTGAAACTGCCTACATATTTATGATTGTTATGGCGATTGCTATTACGATTATAGGTTTTTTATTAAATGACTATATCCTTCATTTTATGAAAACGCCTGTAGAGATATTTGATGATGCTAAACTCTACATAAATGTTATTTTTAGTGGGTTAATTCTTCTTTTTGGGTACAACTCCATAAGTTCAATTCTTAGAGGCCTTGGAGATTCTAGAACGCCACTGTATCTATTAATATTTTCAGCTTTTTTAAATATTGGCTTGGATTTATTATTTATTATAGTGTTTAAGTGGGGTGTTTGGGGTGCCGCCTTTGCGACAGTAATTGCCGAGGGTTTTTCTTTTGTAGGAGGGATAATTTATTTGCAAGCTATTAATCCATTATTTAGAGTAAATTATTTGAAATTACGATTTGATAAATCAATTTTTATGGATAGCATTAGCATTGGTTTGCCAACAGGAGCACAGCAGATGTTCGTTGCTGCGGGGATGATGGCGCTTACAAGAATTGTGAATCAGTTTGGAACAAATGCGATAGCAGCATTTACTGCGGCCGGTAGAATCGATTCGTTTGCGATGATGCCAGCTATGAATCTGTCTATGGCGATGTCAACTTTTGTGGGCCAGAACATTGGAGCAGGCAAACATGAGAGGGTAAAAGCTGCCATTAAAACTAGTATTTTTATTTCTTTAATAATCTCTGTAATAATTTCGGTTTCTGTCATTTTGTTCAGCAGTCCATTATTAAGACTTTTTACTAATGATTTAGATGTTATTTCTATAGGTAAGGATTATTTATTTATTGTTGGTGGATTTTATTTTGCCTTTATGTTGATGTTTATTTTTAATGGAGCTTTAAGAGGCGCTGGAGACACTTTAATCCCAATGTTTATAACTCTTTTTTCCTTGTGGATTATCAGAATACCCGTTTCTTCTTTTCTTTCTACAAAAATGGGAACTGATGGTATTTGGTGGGGCATTCCAATTGCTTGGCTCATTGGAGCGGTGTTTTCGGGTTTATATTTTTCAACTGGAAGATGGAAGAAAAAAGTTTTTGTTAAACGTAGTATCGCGAATCTCGAGGCGATAGAGATAATTAGTGAAATTGAGCTGGATGAGCTGGAAAGAAAAGAGTGTAGGCAATAG
- the eno gene encoding phosphopyruvate hydratase produces the protein MSEIIDIHAREVMDSRGNPTIEVDVFCEDGAMGRAIVPSGASTGIHEAVELRDGDKNRYLGKGVLKAVENVNEIIAEELIGYDAVEQRAIDNTMIELDGTENKGKLGANAILGVSLAAAKAAAMSCGLPLYSYIGGTNAHQLPVPMMNILNGGSHADNTVDIQEFMVMPVGAPSFKEALRCGAEIFHSLKKVLKSKDLNTSVGDEGGFAPNLKTNEEAIQVIMEAATKAGYKPGVDVMIALDVAASEMFDKGNYNFKGEGVVRTSAEMVAYYEFLCGKYPIISIEDGLAEDDWNGFKLMTEKLGSKIQIVGDDLFVTNTKRLAEGITKGICNSILVKVNQIGTLSETLDTIAMAKEAGYTAVVSHRSGESEDTTIADIVVATNAGQIKTGSASRTDRIAKYNQLLRIEEELGAEAVYKGIKSFYNLKV, from the coding sequence ATGTCAGAAATAATAGATATTCACGCAAGAGAGGTTATGGATTCCAGAGGAAATCCTACTATTGAGGTAGATGTTTTCTGTGAAGACGGAGCTATGGGAAGAGCAATTGTTCCTTCTGGTGCTTCTACTGGGATACACGAAGCAGTTGAGCTTAGAGATGGAGACAAGAACAGATATTTAGGAAAAGGTGTTCTAAAAGCTGTTGAAAATGTAAATGAAATAATCGCTGAAGAACTTATTGGTTATGATGCTGTTGAACAAAGAGCTATCGATAACACAATGATCGAATTAGATGGAACAGAAAATAAAGGGAAATTAGGCGCAAATGCTATTCTAGGTGTTTCTCTAGCTGCTGCAAAAGCTGCGGCCATGAGTTGTGGTCTTCCTTTATATTCATATATTGGTGGAACAAATGCACACCAACTACCAGTCCCAATGATGAACATCCTTAACGGTGGTTCTCACGCAGACAACACCGTTGATATCCAAGAGTTTATGGTTATGCCTGTTGGTGCTCCTTCTTTCAAAGAAGCTCTGCGCTGTGGCGCTGAAATCTTTCATTCTCTAAAAAAAGTATTAAAGTCCAAAGACCTTAATACTTCCGTTGGAGATGAAGGTGGCTTTGCTCCTAACCTAAAAACTAACGAAGAAGCTATTCAAGTAATTATGGAAGCTGCAACTAAAGCAGGTTACAAGCCAGGTGTTGATGTTATGATTGCCCTAGACGTAGCTGCTTCTGAAATGTTCGACAAAGGAAACTACAACTTCAAGGGTGAAGGTGTTGTGAGAACATCTGCGGAAATGGTTGCTTACTATGAGTTCCTTTGTGGCAAATACCCAATCATCTCCATTGAAGATGGTTTAGCCGAAGATGACTGGAACGGCTTCAAATTAATGACTGAAAAATTAGGTTCTAAAATACAAATTGTTGGCGACGACTTATTTGTTACAAACACCAAAAGATTAGCAGAAGGCATTACTAAAGGGATCTGCAACTCTATTCTAGTCAAGGTAAACCAAATTGGCACATTAAGTGAAACTCTTGATACTATCGCTATGGCAAAAGAAGCTGGTTACACTGCAGTAGTGTCACATAGATCAGGCGAATCAGAGGATACAACAATTGCTGACATCGTAGTTGCTACAAATGCAGGACAAATTAAAACTGGTTCAGCAAGCAGAACTGATAGAATAGCTAAATACAACCAATTACTAAGAATTGAAGAAGAACTCGGAGCGGAAGCTGTTTACAAGGGTATTAAATCATTTTATAATCTGAAAGTGTAA
- a CDS encoding S1 RNA-binding domain-containing protein, with product MISIENEENILEKDSIVDGVVTGVTSFGAFVKLPGNNEGLVHISEIANEYVTDINKHVALNDNVKVKVLGKNPKGKYDLSMKKASPPKEHVETEISEENRIATMDRRKAKKLAETGELNPFESKMLNFLKKSEEKQIDLKRNIQTKQGVKKKKKLKK from the coding sequence GTGATTAGCATAGAAAACGAAGAAAATATATTAGAAAAAGATTCCATAGTAGATGGTGTAGTTACAGGCGTTACAAGCTTTGGAGCCTTTGTCAAACTACCAGGAAATAACGAAGGTCTTGTCCATATTTCAGAAATAGCTAACGAGTATGTTACCGACATTAATAAGCATGTCGCCCTTAATGACAACGTTAAGGTCAAAGTTCTAGGCAAAAACCCTAAGGGCAAATATGACCTTTCTATGAAAAAAGCTTCTCCACCCAAAGAACATGTAGAAACAGAAATCTCAGAAGAAAATAGAATCGCCACAATGGACAGAAGAAAAGCTAAAAAGCTAGCTGAAACTGGAGAACTTAATCCTTTTGAATCTAAAATGCTCAACTTTCTTAAAAAAAGCGAAGAAAAGCAGATAGACTTAAAACGCAATATTCAAACTAAGCAAGGCGTAAAAAAGAAAAAGAAACTCAAAAAATAA